GCCCGCGTCGGGCAGCCCGCCACCGAGAAGCTGGCGCGGAACGGCATCGATCAGATTGATGACCAGGGTCGGAAAGAGACCGAGCAGAACACAAAGCGCCGCGAGCACACCCTGCCCGGCGCGGATCCCCCAGGGACCGGGCCGGGCGCGGCGCACATGCCGACTGCGCGCCTGACCGAGGAAAGCGATGCCGTAAACCTTTACGAAGGTCGCCGCCACCAGGGCGCCCGTGAGCGCCAGCACGGCGGTGGCGATCGGGATGAGGCTGCGCATAACACCGCTCTCGAGCTGCCAAGCCTGCAGGGCGGCCTGGAAGGTCAGCCACTCGGAGACGAAGCCGTTGAAGGGTGGCAGCGCGGCGATCGACAGACAACCGATCAGGAAGAAGAAGCCCGTCCAGGGCATGCGCCGCAGCAGGCCGCCCATTTGCTCGAGATCACGCTCGTGGGTGCTGTGCAGGATGGAGCCGGCGCCGAGAAAGAGCAGGCCCTTGAAGAGGGCATGATTGAGCGCGTGATAGAGTGCTGCGACGAAGGCGAGCGCACCCGGCAGCGGATGGCCTGTGCCGATGAAGATCAGCGCCAACCCCAGAGCGATGAAGACGATGCCCAGGTTCTCGACGGATGAATAGGCGAGTAGACGTTTCAGATCGGTCTGCATCAGCGCAAAGAGCGCTCCCGTGAGCGCCGAGAGGCTGCCGATCGCCAGCACCGCCATCCCCCAGGTCCACTGGACATCGCCGATCAGATCGAACACCAGACGGATGAAGCCATAGACCGCCACCTTGAGCATGACGCCGGACATCAGGGCCGAGATGTACGAGGGCGCGGCCGGATGTGCCTCGGGCAGCCAGGCATGCAGCGGCACCAAACCGGCCTTCATGCCGAAGCCGAGAAAGCACAACCCGAACGCCACGCTGGCCCACATCGGCGACAGCTCGGCAGCGCGCATGGACGCGAAGGCGAAACCGTCGCCGAAGGAGGCCAGCACCCCGAACCCGAGCAGGATGCTCAGGCCACCGACATGGGCCATCAGGAGATAGAGAAAGGCCGCGCGTCGGTTGGCCGCCTGCTCATGCTGAAAGGCGACCAGGAAGTAGGACGCCAGAGACATGACCTCCCAGGCGATCATAAATAGGAAGGCGTCGTCGGCCAGGACCACCAGGAGCATCCCGGCCAGGAAGAGCCCGGTGAAGCCGCCGAGCGCGACCAGCGAATCGCGGCCCTGCTCGAGCCCGCGCACGTAGGCCGGCCCGTAGAGCCCGATCGCGCTGGTCACCAAACCGAACAGCAGCAGGAAGAACCCGGCAAGCGCATCGATGCGCACATGCCAGGGCAGCCAGGGCAGGCCCAAGGGCAAGGTCGCCGTCGCCACGCCGCCCGACAACAAGGCGCCCAGTCCCGCGACGATCGCCGCCAGACCGCAGAGACCTGTCAACGGCATCGCCGCGAAGCGCACCACCTTGGGGAAGCGTACCGCCAGAAGCGAGACGGCGGCCGATCCGAGGGCCAGCACCACCGCGAGTCCGGCGATGGACAAGGCGATCTCGATCCTCATGAGGTCGCGTCGGTGCCGGTCGCCTCGGAGTTGGTCTGCTTGAGCCGGACCCCGCGCCCGCCGCCTGCGCTGACCTGGCCCTCGCCGATCAGCTCGATCCCGGCCCGATCCAGCGCCTCGATCAGCTTCATGACCGAATCCAGATTGCCGCGGACTTGACCGTCACTGGCCTCCATCCGTTGAATGGTCGGCACAGACAGACCCGCAGCCTCGGCCAACCCCCTTTGGTCGAGCCCCAGCAGGGCACGTGAGGCACGGATCTGAGCAGCAATAATCATGTTCTAAACCGCGTCCAGAGCGAAATGCGTCATTTTCATGTTGTGTTTAGCGTCGGGGACTTCCTTGATCTCAGCGAGACGCGGTTTAAAATTTAACTTTTTAATACTTTAAACCGCGCCAGCTCCGACAGTCGTCGGAGCTGGCGCCGCCAAGCCATTCCAACAAATTGCGCATACCGCACCGGGCGCGGTTTAAACATCACCAAGCATATTTTAGACATGATTTTATAGCGCGGAGATATCATTCAGCAAGATGTATTTCGATCTGTCGATTCGCTCGGAGCCCGGCATCATGCCCGCGGCCTGGCGTGCACGCCTGTCTTTTTCG
The sequence above is drawn from the Thiocapsa rosea genome and encodes:
- the hyfB gene encoding hydrogenase 4 subunit B, producing the protein MRIEIALSIAGLAVVLALGSAAVSLLAVRFPKVVRFAAMPLTGLCGLAAIVAGLGALLSGGVATATLPLGLPWLPWHVRIDALAGFFLLLFGLVTSAIGLYGPAYVRGLEQGRDSLVALGGFTGLFLAGMLLVVLADDAFLFMIAWEVMSLASYFLVAFQHEQAANRRAAFLYLLMAHVGGLSILLGFGVLASFGDGFAFASMRAAELSPMWASVAFGLCFLGFGMKAGLVPLHAWLPEAHPAAPSYISALMSGVMLKVAVYGFIRLVFDLIGDVQWTWGMAVLAIGSLSALTGALFALMQTDLKRLLAYSSVENLGIVFIALGLALIFIGTGHPLPGALAFVAALYHALNHALFKGLLFLGAGSILHSTHERDLEQMGGLLRRMPWTGFFFLIGCLSIAALPPFNGFVSEWLTFQAALQAWQLESGVMRSLIPIATAVLALTGALVAATFVKVYGIAFLGQARSRHVRRARPGPWGIRAGQGVLAALCVLLGLFPTLVINLIDAVPRQLLGGGLPDAGSRGWLWLVPNAFETASYSAPLVTVLLIAIAVLVVWSLHRVGVRRVRRCDAWDCGFAPPTARMQYTATAFAQPVRRVFALLFRVEEAQVAREDGGTRYQIKIGDRSWDALYLPLARLVEAAARRVVRLQSGNVRVYLGWTLVTLLVLLWIVSA
- a CDS encoding helix-turn-helix domain-containing protein: MIIAAQIRASRALLGLDQRGLAEAAGLSVPTIQRMEASDGQVRGNLDSVMKLIEALDRAGIELIGEGQVSAGGGRGVRLKQTNSEATGTDATS